Proteins found in one bacterium genomic segment:
- the tmk gene encoding dTMP kinase has protein sequence MTFEGIEGCGKSTQLALLREWMEKVDLRVLATREPGGTELGKRVRELLLGPSGGEISPIAELLLFEVDRAQHVTKVVRPELESGVHVLCDRFYDSTMAYQAFGRGLPAEKVRDLNALATKGLVPDLTFLLDIDPEEGIKRVIGESDGHVQLLLFAREGGARPPLKHQGRARKARGLDSMEAETLEFHQRVREGFLELARQEPERFCVIPPGSVEEVHARVLKAVKDAFGWNGKNSSAKTPR, from the coding sequence ATCACTTTTGAAGGTATCGAAGGGTGTGGGAAGAGCACCCAGCTTGCGCTTCTGCGTGAGTGGATGGAAAAGGTGGACCTGCGTGTTCTCGCTACCCGCGAACCGGGGGGAACCGAATTAGGCAAACGTGTGCGGGAACTGCTCCTTGGCCCTTCGGGTGGGGAAATATCCCCTATTGCAGAGCTTCTCCTGTTTGAGGTAGACCGCGCTCAGCACGTTACGAAGGTTGTCCGCCCCGAGCTCGAATCGGGCGTCCATGTGCTGTGTGATCGCTTCTACGACTCGACGATGGCCTATCAGGCCTTCGGCCGGGGGCTTCCTGCGGAGAAGGTCCGCGATCTGAACGCCTTGGCCACCAAAGGCTTGGTGCCAGATCTAACCTTTCTTCTAGATATAGACCCAGAGGAAGGCATCAAGCGAGTTATAGGGGAATCGGACGGTCACGTCCAACTTTTGCTTTTCGCGCGTGAAGGAGGAGCGAGACCTCCGCTTAAACACCAAGGGCGCGCGCGAAAGGCACGTGGTCTTGACTCCATGGAAGCGGAAACACTCGAGTTTCACCAACGCGTGCGTGAGGGCTTTCTTGAATTAGCCCGGCAGGAGCCAGAACGCTTCTGCGTCATTCCTCCAGGTTCCGTGGAAGAGGTACACGCACGCGTGCTTAAAGCCGTGAAGGACGCGTTCGGATGGAATGGAAAAAACTCCTCGGCCAAGACGCCGCGGTAG
- a CDS encoding DNA polymerase III subunit — translation MEWKKLLGQDAAVAALRLDLESGRLGGAYIFYGPEGVGKAAAAELFAQSLECEAAERPCGLCLPCRKVARGVHPDVIRIRPAEGKKSVGVEEARESILARAYQRPQEGRAQVFLLDDAHRFTVNTFNALLKTLEEPPENTFFILITPNLHILPPTVISRCRRIRFAALSREQMREILIARGGGELDDPDALIGMSLGRLGVALGGAPDQLQSRRETALKMLEGLSAPPGQADEIALLALAADQASGGGSAREAVTANLEMLRGLLRDILVLQVAPGEVVPWNTDVADELATLGERWGTPGLIRALERVETAYRDVAVGNTNPGLTLEALVIALRATIGAGGRG, via the coding sequence ATGGAATGGAAAAAACTCCTCGGCCAAGACGCCGCGGTAGCCGCGCTGCGCCTGGATCTGGAATCGGGCCGGCTGGGCGGCGCCTATATCTTCTACGGCCCCGAGGGGGTGGGAAAGGCGGCCGCCGCGGAGCTCTTCGCCCAAAGCCTCGAATGCGAGGCGGCGGAGAGGCCCTGCGGCCTTTGCCTCCCCTGCCGGAAGGTGGCGCGCGGCGTTCACCCGGACGTGATCCGGATCCGGCCCGCCGAGGGGAAAAAATCCGTCGGCGTCGAGGAGGCGCGCGAGAGCATTCTCGCCAGGGCCTACCAGCGCCCGCAGGAGGGCCGCGCCCAGGTCTTCCTCCTCGATGACGCCCACCGATTTACCGTCAACACCTTCAACGCCCTCCTCAAAACCCTCGAGGAGCCGCCCGAGAACACTTTTTTCATCCTCATCACACCGAATCTCCATATCCTGCCCCCCACGGTCATCTCCCGTTGCAGACGTATCCGCTTCGCCGCCCTGTCGCGCGAGCAGATGCGGGAGATCCTCATCGCCCGGGGGGGAGGGGAGCTGGATGACCCCGACGCCCTGATCGGGATGAGCCTGGGGCGGCTCGGCGTCGCCCTGGGGGGGGCGCCCGATCAGCTCCAGAGCCGTCGCGAGACGGCTCTCAAGATGCTCGAGGGCCTCTCGGCACCTCCCGGCCAGGCGGATGAAATCGCGTTGCTGGCGCTGGCGGCGGACCAGGCCAGCGGGGGCGGATCGGCCCGCGAGGCCGTCACGGCGAATCTGGAAATGCTTCGCGGGCTGCTTCGCGATATACTGGTCCTCCAGGTGGCCCCCGGAGAAGTCGTGCCGTGGAACACCGATGTTGCGGATGAGTTGGCGACTCTGGGAGAGCGATGGGGCACACCGGGGCTGATTCGAGCCCTGGAGCGTGTCGAAACCGCCTACCGGGATGTCGCTGTGGGGAACACGAATCCGGGCCTGACGCTTGAGGCCCTGGTCATTGCCCTTCGCGCCACCATAGGCGCCGGGGGCAGAGGATAA